Proteins encoded together in one Bacillota bacterium window:
- a CDS encoding XdhC/CoxI family protein, whose product MLSIYEKILDFKKRGIPSIVVTAVKKQDAGPVEVGKKMIVAITGEAFGTVGGGAIEYYAREKCKTLLLSRENLLEEYLLSEGEVLPNTKTLPMVCGGVVTLFYEYIGSKEMIYIFGAGHVSQALVNILKTMDYHVTVIDERKNVIDSFLQADIRINMPFVEYIEQNPIPDDSFIVVCTPSHKHDYHVINKVIELNIKPKYMGMLCSPDKLKDYLEKTYDLFGKDVDLSHFYSPIGLDLGGGSPEEIAISITSEILAVSNHKTGHKHLREAIDGKDCYWKD is encoded by the coding sequence ATGCTTTCAATTTATGAGAAAATTCTCGATTTTAAAAAAAGAGGAATTCCTTCCATCGTTGTAACTGCGGTAAAAAAGCAAGATGCAGGTCCTGTAGAAGTTGGCAAGAAAATGATTGTTGCTATTACGGGTGAAGCGTTTGGAACCGTAGGAGGCGGAGCAATTGAATATTATGCCAGAGAAAAATGCAAAACCTTATTACTATCAAGGGAAAATTTATTAGAAGAATATTTACTAAGTGAAGGAGAAGTTCTTCCAAATACCAAAACCTTACCCATGGTTTGTGGAGGAGTGGTTACTTTATTTTATGAATACATTGGATCGAAAGAAATGATTTATATTTTTGGAGCTGGTCATGTTAGTCAAGCTCTCGTAAATATTTTAAAAACAATGGATTACCATGTTACGGTTATCGATGAACGCAAAAATGTCATTGATTCGTTTTTACAAGCTGACATAAGAATCAACATGCCTTTTGTTGAATACATCGAACAAAATCCTATTCCTGATGATTCTTTCATTGTGGTTTGTACTCCAAGTCATAAACATGATTATCATGTCATTAATAAAGTAATCGAGTTAAACATAAAACCAAAATACATGGGGATGCTTTGTTCTCCTGATAAGTTAAAAGATTATCTTGAAAAAACCTATGATTTATTTGGCAAAGACGTTGATTTATCTCATTTTTATTCGCCCATTGGACTTGATTTAGGTGGAGGTTCTCCTGAAGAAATCGCCATTTCAATCACCTCAGAAATACTTGCCGTATCCAATCATAAAACAGGACACAAACATTTAAGAGAGGCAATTGATGGTAAGGATTGTTACTGGAAAGATTAA
- a CDS encoding amidohydrolase family protein codes for MIYDTCIQNGMVFVDDAFVKTNLYILDGKIALISKAVLTSVLTINAINQYVIPGIIDPHVHFNLDLGKTHSKDDFYNGSICASFGGVTTFIDFLDPVDNPIDLEKAYLKRLEEAKLSVIDYKFHATIKNPTCDLEEFVQKMLSLGITSLKLFTTYSNSGRRTFDAQIIELIKLSEKYRFTLLAHIENDELIDLNSAFTFCDLSKSRPTISETKEALKLASFVRKYGGTLYMVHLSSGDTLERLTLDFPDILHQNFFVESCPHYFLFSDEVLQRKDGYLYTLAPPLRSFLEKEKLKSLYSHIDTIGTDHCSFFTSEKKQEFLNQLPLGIGGIEHSFEVMHSLFQTDSIIKLTKNVATIHNLKTKGTIEVGKDADLCIFEKMDGFIHEDHSTSDYCVYIGIKKDLNIVSTISRGKFIVKDKVFVGGFGTFLKGSDIS; via the coding sequence ATGATATATGACACTTGCATTCAAAATGGAATGGTATTTGTTGATGATGCGTTTGTAAAAACAAATCTTTATATCTTAGATGGAAAAATCGCTTTGATTAGTAAGGCTGTTTTGACATCTGTTTTGACGATTAACGCCATCAATCAGTATGTCATTCCAGGAATCATTGATCCTCATGTTCATTTCAATTTAGATTTAGGCAAAACGCATTCAAAAGATGATTTTTATAACGGAAGCATATGCGCAAGTTTTGGAGGTGTCACAACCTTTATTGACTTTTTAGACCCTGTGGATAATCCAATTGATTTAGAAAAAGCATATTTGAAACGTCTAGAAGAAGCAAAATTATCTGTAATAGATTATAAATTTCATGCGACGATTAAAAACCCTACTTGTGATTTAGAAGAATTTGTTCAAAAGATGTTATCTCTTGGAATTACTTCTTTAAAACTGTTTACTACGTATTCTAATTCTGGCAGAAGAACGTTTGATGCTCAAATTATTGAATTAATAAAATTATCTGAAAAATATCGTTTCACTCTACTCGCTCATATTGAAAACGATGAACTCATTGATTTAAATAGTGCTTTTACATTTTGTGACTTATCCAAAAGTCGTCCAACCATTTCTGAAACAAAAGAAGCATTAAAACTTGCCTCGTTTGTAAGAAAATATGGTGGAACACTTTATATGGTTCATCTAAGTAGTGGAGATACTTTAGAACGGTTAACTTTAGATTTTCCGGATATTTTGCATCAAAATTTTTTTGTTGAAAGTTGTCCTCACTATTTTTTGTTTTCTGATGAAGTTCTGCAAAGAAAAGATGGGTATCTGTATACACTTGCTCCCCCACTTAGAAGCTTTTTAGAAAAAGAAAAATTAAAATCTTTGTATTCTCACATTGATACAATAGGTACAGACCACTGTTCTTTTTTTACAAGCGAAAAGAAACAAGAGTTTCTCAATCAACTTCCTTTAGGAATTGGAGGAATTGAACATTCTTTTGAAGTGATGCATTCTCTTTTTCAGACAGATTCCATTATCAAATTAACAAAAAACGTTGCCACAATTCATAACCTAAAAACAAAAGGGACGATTGAAGTAGGAAAAGATGCAGATCTTTGTATTTTTGAGAAGATGGATGGATTTATTCATGAAGATCACTCTACATCTGATTACTGTGTTTATATTGGAATCAAAAAAGATTTAAACATCGTTTCAACCATTTCAAGAGGTAAATTTATTGTAAAAGATAAAGTGTTTGTTGGAGGATTTGGAACGTTTTTAAAAGGAAGTGACATTTCATGA